CGGCATGCTGTCGACCGGGCTCGACGTCGTGGACATCGGGGTCAACCACACCCCGCTCCTCTACTTCGCGGTCGCGCACTGGAAGCTCGACGGCGGCGCCACCGTCACCGGCAGCCACAACCCCGTCTCCGACAACGGCGTCAAGATGGTCCTTGCTCGCGCCGCGCCGCTGACCGAGGAGGAGATCCAGGGCCTCCTGGCGACGATCACGAGCGGAGATTTCGAGCGCGGCGCGGGCGCGAGAACCACGCGAAACCCCCGCAATGACTACTTCGACGCCATCACCTCGAGCGTGAAGCTCTCGCGCCGGCTCAAGGTCGTGGCCGATGCCGGCAACGGCATCGCGGGCAGCTTCGCCCCCGAGCTGCTGCGCCGGCTGGGCGCAGACGTGATCGAGCTCTACTGCGAGTCCGACGGTACCTTCCCCAACCACCTGCCCGATCCCGAGATGGAGGAGAACACGCGCGAACTCGTCGCCAAGGTGCTCGAGACGCGCGCGGACATCGGGCTCGCCTACGACGGCGACGCCGACCGCGTGGGCGTCGTGGACGAGCGCGGCCGCCGCCACGAAGCCGACCTCATCCTGGCGCTCTTAGCCCGAGACCTGCTGACCCGCCATCCCGGCGCCCAGGTAGTCTTCGACGTCAAGTCCTCGCAGGCGCTCGTGGACGACGTGCGGGCCCACGGCGGGAAGCCCGTCATGTGGAAGACAGGCCACTCCCACCTCAAGCGCAAGATGCGGGAGGACGGGATCCTGCTGGGCGGCGAGGTCTCGGGGCACATGTTCTTCGGCGAGAACTGGTACGGCGTGGACGACGGCATCCTGGCCTCGTGCAAGATCCTCGAGCTGATGGCGCGCGACCCGCTGCCGGTCTCCGCCCACTTCGACACGCTGCCGCATTTCCACTCGACGCCGGAGCTCAAGGCCGCCTGCCCTGACGACCGGAAGTTCGCCGTGATCGCCGCGCTTACCGCCGAGTTCAAGCGGCGCTACGAGATCGTCGACATCGACGGCGCGCGCATCCTCTTCCCCGACGGGTGGGGGCTCGTGCGCGCGTCGAACACCAACCCGTACCTGACCCTGCGCTTCGAGGGCCGGAGCGCCGAGGCCGTCCTACGCATGAAGGCCGAGGTCTTCGACGCCCTCCGCCGCTACCCCTTCGTGACCCTCCCTACCTAGGGCTTTTCGATTGGGTTGCGGCGCACGGTGGGCAGGCCGATCTTGATGAAGGCGTGCTTCTCGGCCGCGTGGCAGCCAGTGCAGGCGGCGCGCAGCCCCTCGATCCGCTGCTTGAAGAGCGCCTGGTCCTTCTTCTTGATCGCCTCGCCGACCTGCGGCAGCGTCGTTTTGAGGACGAACGTCTCCGCGCTCTGGCGGTACTCCGGCCGCCGCTCGAGCCCGAGCTCGATCGCCTTACCCAGCTCCTCGTACATGTGCTCGGCGTAGCCCCAGTTGCCGTCCACCCCGCCCCAGTACATTTCGCCGTAGCGGTAGGCAACCTCGGCCATCGTCGTCTCGAAGCCGCGCAGCTGACGCTGGATCGCCTCGGTGCGGGCCGCGGGGGCGAGCTTCGCGAGCCACCCGGCCTTCTCGGGCGCCGCGGCCTGCTGGTGCTGGTGCGTCTGCGCCGTCGCCGCGGTCCAGGCGGCCGCGGCCCCCGCCCCGACAAGCGCGGCGGCGACGAGCACGGCGAGGAGCGAGCGTCGCAGCGATGTCGTGCCTCGGTTCATGACTGCTCCTTTCTGATCGTTCCCCCAGCCGTTCCCAAGATGAGCCCGGTCGCCTCGAGGAGATCCCGGGCCGTGACGCAATCGCGCGGGCCCCAGAAGCCGCGCGGGTCGAGGAGGATGGCGCCGAGACCCGCGGCGCGGGAGCCCAGCACGTCCACGGAGTAGAGGTCGCCGACGTATACGGCCTCGTGGGCGGCGACGCCCGCCTGCTCGAGGCCCAGGCGGAAGATCTTCGGATCCGGCTTCTCGACGCCGACGACGGCCGAGTCGATGACGAAATCGAGCGCGTCCCCGAGCCCCGCGCCGGCGAGGAGCGCACGCGCCCACCCGTTGGAGTTCGACACCACGCCCGCCACGAGGCCGGCCGCCTTCACCCGAAGGATCGCCGCCAGCGCGTCCGGGTCCGCGACGTTGAAAAGCCCGGCGGGCGCGTTGTAGCTCCGGCGGAAGCCCGCGGCGGCCTCGATCTCGGTAGGCGCAGTGATGCCGAGACCTTCCAGTAGGTAGGCGAGGTAGGAGTCCTGGGCCGTGCGCCCCTCGGTCGAGGCGCCGCGCGCGAGGTCGGCGTCGAGCCGCACCCGGGCGCGAAGCTCCGCCTCTTCGATCGCCTCGATCGAGACCTCGCGACCTCGGCTCTTCAGGTGGTCGGCGATCGCCGGGTAGTTCATCCGCATGAGCGTGTTGCCGGCATCGAAGAGGACAGCGCGGGGCCGGCTGGGAGCGGGAGGGGTCATACCCCCATTATAATGATGCGGTGATGGCCTCACGCCTACTCCTCGCTCTCCCGCTCCTCCTGTCCGCCGCGCCCGCTTCGGCGGACCACGGCGGTCCTCTCGCATCGGCGCCGATGAGCCCCATCACCGTGGCCCTGCTGGCGGGCGGCCTGGCCTTCGTCACCGTCCTGCTGCTGGTCCTGATCGTGCGACTCCTCGCGCGCCCCGCGCACAGGCCCGAATGACCAGGGGCCGCGCGATCCTGTTCGCCGCCCTGGCCGGGGCCGGCGCGCTCTCGGCTGTCGGGCTCTCCCCCGGCGCCGCGCCCGCGCATTCGCTGCTCGTGCGCTCCGAGCCCGGACGCAGCGCGACGGTCACCCGCGCGCCCGAGCGCGTCAGGCTCTGGTTCAGCGAGCGGATCGAGCCCGCCTACGCCAAGCTGTCGGTCTGGAGCGAGGCCGGCACGCAGGTGGATGCGGGCGACGCCGCGGTCGATTCGAATGACCCGACCCTCCTTTCGGTGAGCACGCCCAACCTCGGCCCCGGGCGCTACACCGCGCGGTTCCGCGTGCTGTCGGTGGACGGCCATGTCGTCGAGTCGAGCTTCGCCTTCACCGTCAAGGCCGCCGCCCGATGAGCGGGGTCGGCGTCGGGATCCGCGCGCTCTCCACGGGCGCCGGCCTCCTCATCGTCGGCGTCATTGCCATGAGTCTTCTCGCGGGCCCGAGCGACAAGCCGACGGCGCGCCGGTGGCACCGACGCCTCGCGCGCTCCACGCGCTGGCTCGCCGCGCTTCTCCTCGTCTCGGGCGTGGCGGCGCTTGGATGGCAGGTCACCGTCGTGACGGGCCGGGTCGACGGCGCCGCCGACGGCACGGCGTGGCTGCGCCTCCTCGGGGCGACGCAGTTCGGGACGGTGTGGCTCCTTCGCCACGCGATCCTCCTGCTGCTGGCGGCCCTCGTCCTTCTCCGTGAGAGTGACGAGTCGCCTCCCGACTGGCTCGCCTGGCGTATCGAGGCGGGACTCCTCGCCGCCGCGGGCGTGGGCCTATCGGCATGGGCCGGTCACGCGGTAGGGGTGGATCCCGGCAGCGCACTGCCCGCGCTCGTCAACGCCGTCCACCTGGTCGCCACCGGCGCCTGGCTCGGGGCCTTGCCGGCCCTCGCCCTGCTCCTGGTCGCGGCCTCGCGCGAGGCCGGCGCCGACTCGCGGCCCTTCGCGGTGCTGGCCACGCGCCGCTTCTCGACCTGGGCGCTCGCCGTGATGACGGTCATCGTCGCCACCGGCGTGTGGAATGCCTGGAACGAAGTCGGCGGCGTCCCGGGCCTCGTGGGCACGGGCTACGGCCGGCTGGTCCTGCTCAAGGTCGCGCTGCTCCTCCCCGTGCTGGGGCTGGCCGGCTGGAACCGCGGCAGCCTGCTGCCTCGCCTGGGGGGCGACGGCTCCACCGTGGGCCGGCCCGCCATGAGGAGCCTCGCGGGTTTCGTCGGGGTCGAGGCCATCGTCGGCGCGGCGCTCGTGGTCGTGGCCGCGGTGCTGGCGTTGACGCCACCGGGCCGCCATATGACACCCGAGTGGCCCTTCAGCTTCCGCCTGGCCCCCGACGTCACGTGGAACTTCCCCGGCGTCAAGACCCGCGTCTTCATCGGCGCCCAGACCGCCTTCGTCGGCGTGCTGGTCTTGGTCGCGGGCTGTCTCCTCCGGCGCTGGCGCCCGCTCATGCTTGCCGGCGCGGCGGTGCTCGTTGTCGCGGGGGCGCAGCAGGCGCTGCCACCGCTCGCCGTCGACGCCTACCCGACGACCTACCGGCGGCCCGCGGTCCCCTACAACGTCGCCTCGGTCGCTCATGGGTCCGCCCTCTACCGAATCCACTGCGCCGGCTGCCATGGCCCGACGGGCCGCGGGGACGGACCTGCGGCGGCGGGGCTGCTTCGGCGACCGGCCGACTTGACCGCGCCACACACCAATGACCACACAGCCGGCGACATCTTCTGGTGGCTCACCCACGGCGTCGGCATCGTCATGCCGGGCTTCGGCGTCCAGCTCTCGGAGGACGGGCGCTGGGACCTGATCAACTTCCTTCGCGCGCTGTCGGCCGGCGAAGCGGCCCGCAGTCTCACCGACATCGACGAGCCCGAGCGCCCGCGCCTGGCGGCCCCCGATTTCACCTTCGCCACGGGACCCGCGCAGATGAGCCTCAAGGACTACCGCGGCCGGCAGCCGGTCTTGCTCGTGCTGTTCACCCTGCCCTCGTCGCGCGCACGGCTCAGCGAGCTCGCCCAGGCCTACTCCGATCTCCGGAGCTTCAACGCGGCCGTCATCGCCGTGCCCATGGACGGTGGAGAAAAAATCCTGTCGCGCATCGGGGCATCTCCCCGCATCCTGTTCTCCGTGGCCACCGAGGGCGCGGCAGAGATCGTCTCGACCTACGCCCTGTTCCGGCGCACGCGGGCTCCCGAGGGCGCCCTGCCCAACTCGCCCATGCCCGCCCACATGGAGTTCCTGATCGATCGCTCGGGCTACTTCCGCGCGCGGTGGCTGCCGGGGGGACCTTCGCCGGGCTGGTCGGACATCAAGGTGCTGCTGGCCGAGATCCAGACGCTCAACCAGGAGACCGCGGTCGCGGCGCCTCCCGACGAGCACGTGCACTGATGCGGCTCTGGCGCGTGGTCCTCCTGCTCAACCTGGCGGTGGGCGTCGGCGTCCTCGCGGGCTGGCTCGCCTGGGGGCAGCAGATTCCGCGCCTCGAGCGGCGGCTGCTGGAGAGCCGGCAGCGGGTCCTGGTCGTCGGCGGCGAGCAGACGTGGATCGTCAAGGGCGTCGTGCGGGCCGTGATCCCGGAGATCCAGGTCGTGGTGCTGACCCACGACGAGATCCCCGGCTTCATGCCGGCCGGGATGACGATGGGCTTCAAAGTTCAGAACCCGAAGACCCTCGAGCGCGCCCGCCCCGGGGATGTCGTGCGCTTCACGCTCACGGGCACCCCGCCGGATGTCCAGATCACCGCGCTCGTCAAGGAGGGGCAGTCATGATCGGCGAACTCAGGCGGCTGCACCGGCACATCTGGATCGCGTGGCTGCTTGTCGTCGCCACCGTGGTCACCTTCATCGTCTTCATGCAGCCGTGACCTTCACGTCGAAACGGCGGTTCGACGCCGTGCTGGCCATGATCGTGGCCGCGTGGTTCTTCGGTGGCCGTGCGCTCTGGAGCGGCCCCGACCTCGACGTCTTCCTCGTCAAGGCGACCGCCCTCCTGGCCTTCCTCTTCCTCTCCGCTGCGATCAGCCTGGGCCCGCTCGCCCGGCTCTGGCGCCCGGCCACCCGCTTCATCTACAACCGGCGCCACCTCGGCGTGACCACGTGGGCGCTCGCCGTCTTCCACGCGACCGTCGTCATGCACTACGGGAACAGCTGGAAGCCCGCGAACCTCCTCGAGGTGCTGCCGGGGCAGACCTTCCTCCGCATCCCCTTCACGCTCTTCGGCGTCGGGGCGCTCACCATCCTGACGGTGATGGCGCTGACCTCGTGGGACTACTTCCTCCACGCCTGGACGCCTCCCGGCTGGAAGCGCCTGCACATGGCGGTCTACGCCGGTTACGCCCTCGTCGTCGTCCACTTCACGGTCCGCTTCGCGGGCGACCCGCCGGTGAACTGGCGGCTCCTCGGGCTGCTGTGGCTCATTGCGCTCCTCGTGGCCGCGCTGCACCTTGCCGCGGCGATCAAGGAGTCCCGGGGCGATCGCCCGGCGCCCGCCAGCGCCGACGGTCTCATCCTCCTCGGCACCTTCACCGAGCTTGAAGAGGGCCGCGCGGTCACCGTGCACGTCAGGGGCGAGCACAACGGGGGCGAGCGGATCGCCGTGGTCCGCAAGAATGGCGCGCTGTGCGCCATCTCCAACGTCTGCCCGCACCAGAACGGCCCGCTCGGCGAAGGTGTCGTGCGGGACGGCTATCTCGAATGCCCGTGGCACGGCTACCAGTTCGACCCCTGCACGGGGCTGGGTCCGCCGGGCTTCTCCGACTCAGTCCCGCGCTACGATCTGGTGACCAAGGGCAACCAGACGTATCTGCGGACCCCGTAACGCGCCCGATTTCTTGCAAATTTCCACGGGCTCGCGTATACAGATAGCCCAGCCATGAAGAGCTTGCGGCCTCGGAGCTATCGCGCCGCCATCGTCCTGCTGCTGGCCCTGCTGGCCCTCACCTTCGCCGTCGAAGGCAGCCAACCGAGCCACAGTCACGAGGACGGACGCCTCGGGCTTTACAACGCCGAGTGTCCCCTGGCGGAGCTATCCGCCGTCCACACCGCCGGCTGGGCGCCCGAACCGCTTGCGATCGCGTCGCCTGAACTGGTCGCCCTGCCGATCGCCGTCACGTCGTCGGGATGGGTGCCGAGCCCATTCCTCAGCTTCACCGATAGTCGCGCTCCCCCTCTCGTCTAGCCCGCCCCGCTGATTCCTTGGTAGTCGGCCAGCGCCCGGGAGTTATTCCGCGCGCGCGCCCGCTCATTCGCCGCACCAAAAGGAGAAGGCCATGCGTGCATTCGTCGCAGTCGTGCTCGTGCTGGGCCTGCTCGCCCCGGCCACGTCCGCCGCCGCGCAGGACGCTCTAGCGCTGCGCCGCGAGATGGAGCAGATGCGCAAGCAGTTCGAAGCCATGCAGGAGCAGTACAAGAAGACCTTGGACTCGATGGCAGAACGCCTCGACCGCGTCGAGGCGCGCCCGCAGCCGGCCGCCACGGCCGCGCCGGCGACCGTGCAGCCGGCGGCCGCACAGCCTGCGCCCGGCGCACCGCCCGCGATCGGGCTGACCGCGCAGCGGCCGCCCGGCAGCGAGCCGACGGCCCTCGACCTGATCAGGCCCCGCCAACCTTACGCGCTCTACGAGCGCCGAGGCCCGGGCCAGCTCCTCTTCGACATGGGCGTGACGGGTGACTTTGTCGGCAACCTGACCCAGCACAACGTCCAGAAGAACCAGGGCGGCAGCTTCCCAGGCCTCGAGAACCTCTTCTTCCTGCGCGAGGGAGAGGTGTCGTTCTTCGGGCAGATCGACCCGTATGCCCGCGCCGAGGTGCGGATCGAGGCGGGGCAGGATCAGCGAGGAGAGGGCCTCACCGTATCGGTGGCCGAGGCCAACCTCACGCTCACGGCCCTCCCATACGGCACGCAGCTCAAGATGGGCCAGATGCGCAACCGCTTCGGCTACCTGAACCAGATCCACGCCCACGACTGGCCATTCATCGACAACCCGAACGTCCTCCAGCAGTTCTTCGGCAAGGGGGGCCTGGTCGACGCGGGCTTTGAGGCAACCTGGGTGCCGCCCCTGCCGTTCTACCTCGAGCTGCTCGGCGGCGTCTTCAACGGCCAGAACAACGTCGCCTTCGGCCGTGACCAGATCTCGAATCCGCTCGTGACCGGCCGGCTGCGGACGTTCTTCGACCTTGACGACTGGGGCGCCATCCAGCTGGGCTCCTCGGTCGCGGCCGGACAAACGCCCCAGCAGAAGAGCAGCACCATCGTCGGCTTCGACGCCAAGTACAAGTACACGCCGCCGGGCTGGCAGCGCGCGGCGTTCACCCTCCTGGGCGAGTACCTCCTCTCATTCCGGGACGTCGTCATGACCGACGCGGACGGGTTCGATGGGACGCGCCATCGCAACAGCCAGGGCTTCTACGTCGGCGGCGAGCTGCGGCCCTTCAACCACGGAGAGCTGTCAAAGTGGCTCCTGGGCTTCCGCTACGACAGGACCCAGTACCCCGCCGCCTCCGGCACGGAGTGGGCCGTGCAGCCCTTCCTCACGTACTATCCCTCGGAGTTCCTGCGCTTCAGGCTCGGATACAAGCAGACGACCCGGAGCCAGTGCTGCCGCTACCTGGACTTCCAGGACAACGGCGGCAGCGCCAGGCAGCTGAGCGAGTATTTCCTCCAGGCCACCTTTATAATGGGCGCCCACCCGGCGGACCGATTCTGATGCGGACAGGACCGACGACCATGCGACGACTCCTGACTCTGACCCTGTCTCTCGCGGCAGTGTGGGCAGTGCTCGGCGCCCCCGCCGCGAGCGCCCAGAAGCTTCGCGTCGTCACCAGCACCACCGACTTGAAATCGCTGACCGAGGCGGTCACTGGGGATCTCGCTGACGTTGAGGCCATGGCACGGCCCAACCAGACCGCTCACGACGTGGAGGTCCGCCCGAGCCTCATGGTCAAGGTGCGCCGCGCGGACGCCATGATCGTCAACGGCCTCGGTCTCGACGACTGGGCCGACGTGGTCGCCCAAGGCGCGAATAATGCGAACGTCAACCCGGGCGCCCCGGGACGCATCGACGCCTCCCGCGGCATCCTCGTCCTCGAGGTGCCGAAGACCCGCGTGGACCGCTCGATGGGAGACGTCCACCCGTCCGGCAACCCGCACTACAGCCTCGACCCGGAGATGGCTCCCGCCGTCACGCAGAACATCCTCGAGGGGCTCACGCGCGTCGCGCCCCAGCACCGCGCCGCCTTCGAGCGCAACCGCCAGCAGTTCCTGGCGCGCCTCGACGAGGCGATGGGCCGCTGGAACAAGATGCTCGCGCCCTACAAGGGTTCTCCCGTCGTCGTGAACCACGCGCAGTGGATCTACCTGCTCACCCGCTTCGGCCTCGTCCAGGTCGGCACCGTCGAGGAGCGGCCCGGCATTCCGGCGACCGCGAACCACATCATCAAGCTCGTCAACCTGATGAAAGAGGACCGTGTGAAAGCGATCATCGCGGAGCCGTGGAGCGACTTCAAGCTGGTGGAGCGGATCGCCCAGGAGGCCGGGGCCCAGGCGGCCATCCTGGCGTCCTCGGTAGGCGCCCTGAAAGGCACCGACACGTTCATCGAGGCCGTCGATTTCAACGTGAAGACGCTCGCCCAGATGCTTAAATAGAGCCGTGGCCCACGACCTCCTCGCGCTGATGTGGGTGCCGTTCCTGATGTGCCTGGTGCTGACGGGCATCCACGCTTATCTCGGTCTCCACGTCATCGCGCGGGAGGTCGTGTTCGTGGATATCGCCCTCGCGCAGATCGCCGCGCTCGGCGCGACCGCGGCGTTCCTCTTGGGGTACGATCTCGAATCGTGGGGCTCGTACGCCTTCGGGCTCACCTTCACGATCCTGGGCGCCTCCGTGTTCGCGCTCACGCGGAGCCGCGAGCGGCGCGTGTCCCAGGAAGCGGTCATCGGAGTCGTCTACGCCGTCTCCGCCGCGGCCGCCGTCCTCGTCGCCGACCGCACGCCGCACGGGGCCGAGCACCTGCGGAGCATGCTGGTCGGCAGCATCCTGGCCGTGAGAGGCAGCGAGGTCATCAAGGTCGCGTGCCTGTACGCCGTCGTCGGGCTCTTCCATTGGCTGTGCCGGCGCCCCTTCCTGCTCATCTCGACCGATCCCGACAAAGCCTACAGCGACGGCTGGCGAGTGCGCCGGTGGGACTTTCTCTTCTATGCGTCCTTCGGCGTCGTCGTGACGAGCTCGGTGCGGATCGCCGGGGTGCTGCTGGTCTTCTCGTACCTGATCGTGCCGACGCTGGCGGCCAATCTTCTGGGGGGCACCGTCTCCAGACGGCTCGCCGTGGCCTGGGGCTTCGGCACCTTCGTGAGCGTTGTGGCCATGGTCGCCTCGGCCATCCTCGACCTCCCCACCGGCGCGACGGTCGTTTGCGCCTTCGGGCTCATCCTGCTCGTCCTGGCCGTGGTCACACGGGCGACCGGCAGCGCGGCCCCGGCGTGAGGGCACCCGCGCGCTCCTGGCTCCTGCTGGTCGTCCTCGCGCCCCTGGCCTCCGCCGGCTGCCAGCAGGCGTCCCCGCCCGAGGGCAAGCCACTCGTCGTCGCCAGCTTCTACCCGATGTACGAGTTCGCGCGCCAGGTGGCGGGCGAGCGCGCGCAAGTGCTCTCGCTGGTGCCGCCCGGTGTGCACGGGCACGACTGGGAGCCCTCGCCGCAAGACGTCGCACAGGTGCAGCGGGCGCGAGTCTTCGTGTACAACGGCGCCGGCTTCGAGCCGTGGGCCGAGAAGTTGATCAAGGAAGCCGCGAGGCCCGCGACCGTGGTGGTTGCCGCGAGCGCGGGACTGACGGTCGCGCGCGCCGGGGCGAGCGGCGACGTGGATCCCCATGTCTGGCTCGATCCCGTGCTGGCCCGGAGCGAGGTCGAGGCGATCCGCGCCGCGCTCGAGCGGAGCGACCCGGCCGGCAAAGCCCCCTACGCCGACAACGCCAGCGCCTTCAACGCCAGGCTCGAGGCGCTCAACGTGAGCTTCGAGACGGGGCTCCGCGACTGCGCGCGGCGCGAAGTCGTGGTGTCGCACGCGGCATTCGGCTATCTGACGCGCCGCTATCGACTCGAACAGATACCGGTGATGGGGCTCACCCCGGAGGCCGAGCCGAGCCCGGCCGCGCTGGTTGGGATCGTCCGGCAGGCCAGGCAGCGCAAGGTCACGGCGATCTTCCTCGAGCCCCTGGTCAGCCCGCGGCTGGCCGAGACGCTCGCGCGCGAGGTCGGCGTACGGATCCTGCCGCTCAACCCTGTCGAGGGCGTCACAACCTCGGAGGCCAAGGCGGGCACGGGCTACGTCGAACTCATGATG
The Candidatus Methylomirabilota bacterium genome window above contains:
- a CDS encoding phosphomannomutase/phosphoglucomutase; this encodes MTDFNPFIFRAYDVRGKVGIDITPDVFGEVGRAYGTLVRRRGGRAVALGMDNRTTSPPLKEAFATGMLSTGLDVVDIGVNHTPLLYFAVAHWKLDGGATVTGSHNPVSDNGVKMVLARAAPLTEEEIQGLLATITSGDFERGAGARTTRNPRNDYFDAITSSVKLSRRLKVVADAGNGIAGSFAPELLRRLGADVIELYCESDGTFPNHLPDPEMEENTRELVAKVLETRADIGLAYDGDADRVGVVDERGRRHEADLILALLARDLLTRHPGAQVVFDVKSSQALVDDVRAHGGKPVMWKTGHSHLKRKMREDGILLGGEVSGHMFFGENWYGVDDGILASCKILELMARDPLPVSAHFDTLPHFHSTPELKAACPDDRKFAVIAALTAEFKRRYEIVDIDGARILFPDGWGLVRASNTNPYLTLRFEGRSAEAVLRMKAEVFDALRRYPFVTLPT
- a CDS encoding HAD family hydrolase, translating into MTPPAPSRPRAVLFDAGNTLMRMNYPAIADHLKSRGREVSIEAIEEAELRARVRLDADLARGASTEGRTAQDSYLAYLLEGLGITAPTEIEAAAGFRRSYNAPAGLFNVADPDALAAILRVKAAGLVAGVVSNSNGWARALLAGAGLGDALDFVIDSAVVGVEKPDPKIFRLGLEQAGVAAHEAVYVGDLYSVDVLGSRAAGLGAILLDPRGFWGPRDCVTARDLLEATGLILGTAGGTIRKEQS
- a CDS encoding copper resistance CopC family protein is translated as MTRGRAILFAALAGAGALSAVGLSPGAAPAHSLLVRSEPGRSATVTRAPERVRLWFSERIEPAYAKLSVWSEAGTQVDAGDAAVDSNDPTLLSVSTPNLGPGRYTARFRVLSVDGHVVESSFAFTVKAAAR
- a CDS encoding CopD family protein — its product is MSGVGVGIRALSTGAGLLIVGVIAMSLLAGPSDKPTARRWHRRLARSTRWLAALLLVSGVAALGWQVTVVTGRVDGAADGTAWLRLLGATQFGTVWLLRHAILLLLAALVLLRESDESPPDWLAWRIEAGLLAAAGVGLSAWAGHAVGVDPGSALPALVNAVHLVATGAWLGALPALALLLVAASREAGADSRPFAVLATRRFSTWALAVMTVIVATGVWNAWNEVGGVPGLVGTGYGRLVLLKVALLLPVLGLAGWNRGSLLPRLGGDGSTVGRPAMRSLAGFVGVEAIVGAALVVVAAVLALTPPGRHMTPEWPFSFRLAPDVTWNFPGVKTRVFIGAQTAFVGVLVLVAGCLLRRWRPLMLAGAAVLVVAGAQQALPPLAVDAYPTTYRRPAVPYNVASVAHGSALYRIHCAGCHGPTGRGDGPAAAGLLRRPADLTAPHTNDHTAGDIFWWLTHGVGIVMPGFGVQLSEDGRWDLINFLRALSAGEAARSLTDIDEPERPRLAAPDFTFATGPAQMSLKDYRGRQPVLLVLFTLPSSRARLSELAQAYSDLRSFNAAVIAVPMDGGEKILSRIGASPRILFSVATEGAAEIVSTYALFRRTRAPEGALPNSPMPAHMEFLIDRSGYFRARWLPGGPSPGWSDIKVLLAEIQTLNQETAVAAPPDEHVH
- a CDS encoding copper-binding protein translates to MRLWRVVLLLNLAVGVGVLAGWLAWGQQIPRLERRLLESRQRVLVVGGEQTWIVKGVVRAVIPEIQVVVLTHDEIPGFMPAGMTMGFKVQNPKTLERARPGDVVRFTLTGTPPDVQITALVKEGQS
- a CDS encoding Rieske 2Fe-2S domain-containing protein, producing MTFTSKRRFDAVLAMIVAAWFFGGRALWSGPDLDVFLVKATALLAFLFLSAAISLGPLARLWRPATRFIYNRRHLGVTTWALAVFHATVVMHYGNSWKPANLLEVLPGQTFLRIPFTLFGVGALTILTVMALTSWDYFLHAWTPPGWKRLHMAVYAGYALVVVHFTVRFAGDPPVNWRLLGLLWLIALLVAALHLAAAIKESRGDRPAPASADGLILLGTFTELEEGRAVTVHVRGEHNGGERIAVVRKNGALCAISNVCPHQNGPLGEGVVRDGYLECPWHGYQFDPCTGLGPPGFSDSVPRYDLVTKGNQTYLRTP
- a CDS encoding metal ABC transporter substrate-binding protein gives rise to the protein MRRLLTLTLSLAAVWAVLGAPAASAQKLRVVTSTTDLKSLTEAVTGDLADVEAMARPNQTAHDVEVRPSLMVKVRRADAMIVNGLGLDDWADVVAQGANNANVNPGAPGRIDASRGILVLEVPKTRVDRSMGDVHPSGNPHYSLDPEMAPAVTQNILEGLTRVAPQHRAAFERNRQQFLARLDEAMGRWNKMLAPYKGSPVVVNHAQWIYLLTRFGLVQVGTVEERPGIPATANHIIKLVNLMKEDRVKAIIAEPWSDFKLVERIAQEAGAQAAILASSVGALKGTDTFIEAVDFNVKTLAQMLK
- a CDS encoding metal ABC transporter permease, with translation MAHDLLALMWVPFLMCLVLTGIHAYLGLHVIAREVVFVDIALAQIAALGATAAFLLGYDLESWGSYAFGLTFTILGASVFALTRSRERRVSQEAVIGVVYAVSAAAAVLVADRTPHGAEHLRSMLVGSILAVRGSEVIKVACLYAVVGLFHWLCRRPFLLISTDPDKAYSDGWRVRRWDFLFYASFGVVVTSSVRIAGVLLVFSYLIVPTLAANLLGGTVSRRLAVAWGFGTFVSVVAMVASAILDLPTGATVVCAFGLILLVLAVVTRATGSAAPA
- a CDS encoding zinc ABC transporter substrate-binding protein — encoded protein: MRAPARSWLLLVVLAPLASAGCQQASPPEGKPLVVASFYPMYEFARQVAGERAQVLSLVPPGVHGHDWEPSPQDVAQVQRARVFVYNGAGFEPWAEKLIKEAARPATVVVAASAGLTVARAGASGDVDPHVWLDPVLARSEVEAIRAALERSDPAGKAPYADNASAFNARLEALNVSFETGLRDCARREVVVSHAAFGYLTRRYRLEQIPVMGLTPEAEPSPAALVGIVRQARQRKVTAIFLEPLVSPRLAETLAREVGVRILPLNPVEGVTTSEAKAGTGYVELMMANLTSLRDGLGCR